A DNA window from Kitasatospora atroaurantiaca contains the following coding sequences:
- a CDS encoding ABC transporter substrate-binding protein, translating into MTPASASRALRPAALAALLLAAAVLTACAPQDARTTDAAAPAADGCAKGALGTKKAGTLTVGTDKPAYDPWFSDDKPENGKGFESAVAFAVAEKLGYPKDKVSWVVSPFNKAFAPGAKDFDFDINQVSINDERKKSVDFSSGYYDVRQAVVALKSSKVAGAKGLADLKGAKLGAQVGTTSLATITDRIKPSAQPAVFDDNDLAKTALKNGQIDALVVDLPTAFYITGAEVTDAQVVGQLEGSGSGAEQFGLVLDKGSALTGCVTQAVDALRADGTLAKLEKQWLSDAVSAPVLK; encoded by the coding sequence ATGACCCCTGCCTCTGCCTCGCGCGCTCTCCGTCCGGCGGCACTCGCCGCCCTGCTCCTCGCGGCCGCGGTCCTGACCGCCTGCGCGCCGCAGGACGCCAGGACCACCGACGCGGCCGCCCCGGCCGCCGACGGCTGCGCCAAGGGCGCGCTGGGCACCAAGAAGGCGGGCACCCTGACGGTCGGCACGGACAAGCCGGCGTACGACCCGTGGTTCTCGGATGACAAGCCGGAGAACGGCAAGGGCTTCGAGTCGGCGGTGGCCTTCGCCGTCGCGGAGAAGCTCGGCTACCCCAAGGACAAGGTCAGCTGGGTGGTCAGCCCCTTCAACAAGGCGTTCGCCCCGGGGGCCAAGGACTTCGACTTCGACATCAACCAGGTGTCGATCAACGACGAGCGCAAGAAGTCGGTCGACTTCTCCTCCGGCTACTACGACGTGCGACAGGCCGTGGTGGCGCTCAAGAGCTCCAAGGTCGCGGGCGCGAAGGGCCTGGCGGACCTGAAGGGCGCCAAGCTGGGTGCGCAGGTGGGCACCACGAGCCTGGCCACCATCACCGACCGGATCAAGCCCTCGGCCCAGCCCGCGGTCTTCGACGACAACGACCTGGCGAAGACGGCGCTGAAGAACGGTCAGATCGACGCCCTGGTCGTCGACCTGCCGACGGCCTTCTACATCACCGGGGCCGAGGTGACCGACGCTCAGGTCGTCGGACAGCTCGAGGGCAGCGGCAGCGGTGCGGAGCAGTTCGGCCTGGTGCTGGACAAGGGCAGCGCGCTGACCGGCTGCGTCACCCAGGCGGTGGACGCGCTGCGCGCCGACGGCACGCTCGCCAAGCTCGAGAAGCAGTGGCTCTCCGACGCCGTCTCCGCCCCGGTGCTGAAGTGA
- a CDS encoding amino acid ABC transporter permease, protein MIEGTETPYRPSARRLAREAYRRRRARRSALIAGVSTAATALVLWLVIVSSPGWERTRETFFNAHYARQALPEVLKGLRVNLELMVVCGALILVFGLLLALLRTLRGPVFLPVRLLATAYVDFFLGLPMIICLLIMITGVPALRLTGVTTDPLVLGGAALVLTYSAYVSEVFRAGIQSVHPSQRAAARSLGLSNAQAMRYVVLPQAVRRVVPPLLNNLVSLQKDTGLVSIGGVIDAVYAAKIITSQSFNYTPYLVSALVFIALTIPMTRFTDWTTARMNRRQHQGGAV, encoded by the coding sequence ATGATCGAAGGTACGGAGACCCCGTACCGCCCGTCCGCCCGCCGGCTCGCCCGGGAGGCGTACCGGCGCAGGCGTGCCCGGCGCTCCGCGCTGATCGCCGGTGTCAGTACCGCCGCGACCGCGCTGGTGCTCTGGCTGGTGATCGTCAGCTCACCCGGCTGGGAGCGCACCCGGGAGACCTTCTTCAACGCGCACTACGCGCGGCAGGCGCTGCCCGAGGTGCTCAAGGGCCTTCGGGTGAACCTTGAGCTGATGGTGGTCTGCGGGGCGCTGATCCTGGTGTTCGGGCTGCTGCTGGCGCTGCTGCGCACGCTGCGCGGACCGGTGTTCCTGCCGGTGCGGCTGCTGGCCACGGCGTACGTGGACTTCTTCCTCGGCCTGCCGATGATCATCTGCCTGCTCATCATGATCACGGGCGTGCCCGCCCTGAGGCTGACCGGTGTGACGACGGATCCGCTGGTGCTCGGCGGGGCGGCGCTGGTGCTGACGTACTCGGCGTACGTCTCCGAGGTGTTCCGCGCGGGCATCCAGTCGGTGCACCCGAGCCAGCGCGCGGCGGCCCGCTCGCTGGGGCTGAGCAACGCCCAGGCGATGCGGTACGTGGTGCTGCCGCAGGCGGTGCGCCGGGTGGTGCCACCGCTGCTGAACAACCTGGTCTCGCTGCAGAAGGACACCGGTCTGGTCTCCATCGGCGGTGTGATCGACGCGGTCTACGCGGCGAAGATCATCACCTCGCAGAGCTTCAACTACACGCCGTACCTGGTCTCGGCCCTGGTCTTCATCGCGCTGACCATCCCGATGACCCGGTTCACCGATTGGACGACGGCCCGGATGAACCGCCGTCAGCACCAGGGAGGTGCCGTATGA